One genomic segment of Osmerus eperlanus unplaced genomic scaffold, fOsmEpe2.1 SCAFFOLD_255, whole genome shotgun sequence includes these proteins:
- the hbae4 gene encoding hemoglobin subunit alpha-D-like: MLSKYEKELISEIWEKLTPVASEIGADALFRMFTTFPGSKTYFAHLNINHRSPHLLSHGKNIVLAIAEGARDISSLTVTLAPLQTLHAYQLRIDPINFKLLSHCILVTLACHLRGNFTSVAHAAMDKYLSALAAVLSEKYR; the protein is encoded by the exons ATGCTCTCAAAGTACGAGAAAGAGTTGATAAGTGAGATATGGGAAAAACTGACTCCTGTGGCATCTGAGATTGGAGCAGACGCTCTCTTCAG GATGTTCACGACTTTCCCCGGCAGTAAGACTTACTTTGCGCACCTGAATATCAATCATCGGTCCCCACACCTGCTGTCCCACGGGAAAAATATAGTGCTGGCCATAGCAGAGGGAGCGCGAGACATCAGCTCGCTAACTGTTACCTTGGCACCTCTTCAGACCCTTCATGCATACCAACTTCGAATTGACCCAATCAATTTTAAG CTTCTTTCTCACTGTATCCTCGTGACTCTGGCGTGTCACTTGAGGGGAAACTTCACATCAGTGGCACACGCGGCCATGGACAAGTACCTCTCGGCCTTAGCAGCTGTGCTTTCTGAGAAATACAGATAA
- the LOC134015884 gene encoding hemoglobin subunit beta-like, with protein MVEWTDDERAAISTIFSKLDYDSVGPEALSRCLIVYPWTQRYFGGFGNLYNAEAIMCNPMIAAHGITVLRGLDRALKNMDDIKNTYAPLSELHSEKLHVDPDNFRLLADCLVVVIAGRMGYEFSPDMQAAFAKFLSVVVSALGRQYH; from the exons ATGGTCGAGTGGACAGACGACGAGCGCGCTGCCATCAGCACAATCTTCTCCAAGCTCGACTATGACTCCGTCGGGCCAGAGGCTCTGTCCAG GTGTCTAATCGTGTATCCCTGGACTCAGCGTTATTTCGGGGGGTTTGGTAACCTTTACAATGCGGAGGCCATCATGTGTAACCCGATGATTGCTGCTCACGGTATCACGGTGCTGCGCGGTCTGGACCGCGCGTTGAAGAACATGGATGACATCAAGAACACTTATGCCCCCTTAAGTGAGCTGCACTCTGAGAAACTGCACGTTGACCCAGACAACTTCAGG CTGTTGGCTGATTGCCTGGTTGTTGTTATCGCTGGGCGGATGGGCTACGAATTTTCCCCCGACATGCAGGCTGCCTTTGCCAAATTTCTGTCTGTGGTGGTGTCTGCCCTAGGCAGGCAGTACCATTAA
- the hbae5 gene encoding hemoglobin, alpha embryonic 5: MSLSAKEKTTVKDFFTKVSSRSEEVGTESLSRMLVVYPQTKSYFAHWKDLSPGSPPVRKHGITVMGGVYEAVSKIDDIVGGLLTLSELHAFMLRIDPVNFKILSHCILVVLAMLFPEDFTPQVHVAVDKFMALLSLALAEKYR, translated from the exons ATGAGCCTGTCAGCCAAGGAGAAAACTACAGTCAAGGACTTCTTCACAAAGGTGTCCAGCAGGTCCGAGGAGGTCGGAACTGAGTCTCTCTCCAG GATGCTGGTGGTCTACCCTCAGACCAAGTCATACTTCGCCCACTGGAAGGACTTGAGCCCTGGGTCTCCCCCAGTCAGGAAGCATGGAATCACCGTCATGGGTGGCGTCTACGAGGCCGTGAGCAAAATCGACGATATTGTCGGTGGTCTCCTGACCCTTAGCGAGCTGCACGCCTTCATGCTCAGGATTGACCCTGTCAACTTCAAG ATCCTGTCCCACTGCATCCTTGTGGTGCTGGCCATGCTGTTCCCCGAAGACTTCACCCCCCAAGTCCACGTCGCTGTGGACAAGTTTATGGCCCTCCTATCCCTGGCCCTGGCTGAGAAATACCGCTAA